One segment of Trichlorobacter ammonificans DNA contains the following:
- the kdpB gene encoding potassium-transporting ATPase subunit KdpB produces MSLHKPEPVSLFDTRILRPALAASFKKLNPVELWRNPVMLCVEIASVITLVTFVMSLTGANLEPAWFTGLVSAWLWLTVIFSTFSEALAEGRGKARAASLRSSRTSVTAKLLSRPEFGSAFTTVGASQLRKGDLILVEAGEMIAGDGDVIAGAALVNEAAVTGESAPVVRESGGDRSAVTGGTMVIANSIIVRITANPGETFLDRMISLIEGAKRRKTPNEIALEVLLIALTLVFLLVCINISPLSIYSVTAAGQGQPVSLTVLTALFVCLAPTTIAALLPAIGIAGMDRLFQKNVIALSGRAIEAAGDVNVLLLDKTGTITHGNREAVAFVPVGGHGEQELAQAALMASIADETPEGRSIVALARQNYGFVMEAPPAGAEVIDFSAETRLSGINAHGEQFRKGASDATVAFVKKLGGTTIPAELAEVVHKIARAGATPLVVCRTSEIIGVVNLKDIVKTGIQERFLQLRSMGIKTVMITGDNPLTAAAIAAEAQVDDFLAQAKPEDKLRLIRENQEAGFMVAMTGDGTNDAPALAQADVAVAMNTGTQPAREAANIIDLDSNPTKLLDIVEVGKQILMTRGNLTTFSISNDVAKYFAIIPAMMISVYPQLGALNVMHLATPLSAILSAVIFNALIIPLLVPLALRGTKFRPMPAERLLIHNLLIYGAGGLVAPFVGIKAIDMVIGMLV; encoded by the coding sequence ATGTCGCTACACAAACCTGAACCGGTATCCCTGTTTGATACCCGTATCCTGCGCCCGGCGCTGGCGGCATCGTTTAAAAAACTGAACCCGGTTGAACTGTGGCGTAATCCGGTCATGCTCTGCGTGGAGATCGCCAGTGTCATCACCCTGGTGACCTTCGTCATGTCGCTCACCGGCGCCAACCTGGAGCCGGCCTGGTTCACCGGCCTGGTTTCGGCGTGGCTCTGGCTGACGGTGATCTTCTCGACGTTCTCCGAGGCGCTGGCCGAAGGACGCGGCAAGGCCCGGGCCGCCAGTCTCCGCTCGTCCCGTACCAGCGTCACCGCCAAGCTCCTGTCCCGGCCGGAGTTCGGCAGCGCCTTCACCACCGTGGGAGCGAGCCAGCTGCGCAAAGGTGACCTGATCCTGGTGGAAGCGGGTGAGATGATTGCCGGTGACGGCGACGTCATTGCCGGGGCAGCCCTGGTGAACGAGGCGGCGGTGACCGGCGAGTCGGCACCGGTGGTGCGGGAGTCCGGGGGGGACCGCAGTGCCGTCACCGGCGGTACCATGGTCATCGCCAACAGCATCATCGTCAGGATCACCGCCAACCCCGGCGAAACTTTCCTAGACCGGATGATCTCCCTGATCGAGGGGGCCAAGCGCCGCAAGACCCCCAACGAGATCGCCCTGGAGGTGCTGTTGATCGCCCTGACCCTGGTGTTTCTGCTGGTCTGCATCAATATCAGTCCGCTCTCCATCTACAGCGTCACGGCCGCCGGCCAGGGGCAACCGGTGTCGCTCACCGTGCTGACCGCCCTGTTCGTCTGCCTGGCCCCCACCACCATTGCCGCCCTGCTGCCGGCCATCGGTATCGCCGGCATGGACCGGCTGTTCCAGAAGAACGTTATTGCCCTCTCCGGTCGGGCCATCGAGGCTGCCGGCGATGTGAACGTGCTGCTTTTGGACAAGACCGGCACCATCACCCATGGCAACCGGGAAGCGGTGGCGTTCGTCCCCGTGGGGGGGCATGGTGAGCAGGAGCTGGCGCAGGCGGCCCTGATGGCCTCCATCGCCGATGAGACCCCGGAGGGGCGCAGTATCGTGGCTCTGGCCCGGCAGAACTACGGGTTCGTCATGGAAGCACCGCCGGCCGGTGCTGAAGTGATCGACTTCAGTGCCGAAACCCGCCTCTCCGGCATCAACGCCCATGGCGAACAGTTCCGCAAGGGCGCTTCCGATGCAACCGTCGCCTTTGTAAAAAAGCTGGGTGGCACAACCATCCCCGCAGAACTGGCCGAGGTGGTTCACAAAATCGCCCGGGCCGGCGCCACGCCGCTGGTAGTCTGCCGCACCAGTGAAATCATCGGCGTGGTCAATCTGAAGGATATCGTCAAGACCGGCATCCAGGAGCGCTTCCTGCAACTGCGCAGCATGGGGATCAAGACGGTGATGATCACCGGCGACAATCCCCTCACCGCCGCCGCCATTGCCGCCGAGGCCCAGGTGGACGACTTTCTGGCCCAGGCGAAACCGGAGGACAAGCTGCGCCTGATCCGGGAGAACCAGGAGGCCGGTTTCATGGTGGCCATGACCGGCGACGGCACCAACGACGCCCCGGCCCTGGCCCAGGCCGATGTGGCGGTGGCCATGAACACCGGCACCCAGCCGGCCCGGGAGGCAGCCAACATCATCGATCTGGACTCCAACCCCACCAAGCTGCTGGATATCGTCGAGGTGGGCAAGCAGATCCTCATGACCCGGGGTAACCTGACCACCTTCAGCATCAGTAACGACGTGGCCAAATATTTCGCCATCATCCCGGCCATGATGATTTCGGTCTATCCGCAGTTGGGCGCCCTCAACGTCATGCATCTGGCGACACCGCTCTCGGCGATTCTGTCGGCGGTGATCTTCAATGCCCTGATCATTCCGCTGCTGGTGCCGCTGGCGTTGAGGGGCACGAAGTTCCGCCCCATGCCGGCGGAACGGCTGCTGATTCACAATCTGCTGATCTACGGCGCGGGTGGACTGGTGGCGCCGTTCGTGGGGATCAAGGCCATTGATATGGTTATCGGGATGCTGGTGTAA
- the kdpC gene encoding potassium-transporting ATPase subunit KdpC: MNDLKAAILLFITFTVICGGIYPLAVTGIAQAVFPRQANGSFISGKDGKEIGSVLIGQPFSDPQYFWPRPSATAEFGYNPAASGGSNAGPTNPDYLKIVAGRVADLRAGGITGPIPADLAQASASGIDPHISVASARLQIPRVARSRGLSEDAVAALVARTTEGRQFGLLGEPRVNVLVLNLNLATLQP; the protein is encoded by the coding sequence ATGAACGACCTGAAAGCAGCCATTCTGCTGTTCATTACCTTCACCGTTATCTGTGGCGGTATCTACCCCCTGGCGGTCACCGGCATTGCCCAGGCAGTGTTCCCCAGGCAGGCCAACGGCAGCTTCATCAGCGGAAAGGACGGCAAGGAGATCGGCTCCGTCCTGATCGGCCAGCCCTTCAGCGACCCGCAGTACTTCTGGCCCCGCCCGTCGGCCACCGCGGAATTCGGCTATAATCCCGCAGCATCCGGCGGCTCCAATGCCGGCCCCACCAACCCCGACTACCTGAAGATCGTTGCGGGGCGGGTTGCGGACCTGCGCGCCGGCGGCATCACCGGCCCCATTCCGGCCGACCTGGCGCAGGCATCGGCCAGCGGGATTGACCCCCATATCTCCGTTGCGTCGGCCCGGCTGCAGATACCGCGGGTGGCCCGGTCGCGGGGCCTGAGCGAGGATGCGGTTGCCGCGCTGGTTGCCCGGACCACGGAAGGGCGACAGTTCGGACTGCTGGGAGAGCCGCGGGTCAATGTGCTTGTATTGAATCTCAATTTGGCTACACTCCAGCCATGA
- a CDS encoding sensor histidine kinase, whose translation MTVSDDIRPTPEAMLKLAQAEEVTAELGKLKIFLGYAAGVGKTYAMLEAARKRKADGRDLVVGYVESHGRSETDALLGGLEIVPRKQVPYAGVALPEMDLDAILARKPQIVLVDELAHSNAPGSRHEKRWQDVEEILEAGIDVYTTVNIQHFESLNDVVARITGVTVRETVPDRLLDLAFEIRLIDIPPEDLLQRLHEGKVYVADQAAKAIEKFFRPGNLMALRELSLRRTAARVDDQMRAYMETQAIPGPWATAERLLVCVSGSPYSEKLIRATCRLAEELKATWFTVYIETPAGGRQVHENRQRIWQNLRLAESLGAQVATVTATDVTDAIMEYAGRHNITKIVMGKPDRPRWRELLQPPIVDRVIRRSGAVDVVVVSFESTGRSSSRETPPRRQPVRIRGYAASIVLVTVATMLCALVRPFLEPTNMVMIYLLAVVLAAVRLERKPAMLTALLGVLAFDFFFVPPFLTFAVADTQYIITFIALFSVGLVISTLVVRARERADVMRARELHTASLYYLSRDLAAAVDIDAVLSAMVRNIEEALNAQVAILLPEGERLDIMATSNGLTLDVKEQAVADWAFRNNHPAGRTTDTLVSAELVYLPLQTPASVLGILGIRLEDDHAYHSQDNRRLLEAFATQAAMAIERIRFSHQAEQAQILQARENLERALLNSISHDLRTPLVTVTGALTTLRDSPDEVPPGAKQALLETACDEAERLNRFVANLLDMSRIEAGAVRLNLEPCDMQDLAGCALAAVKPRLGDRSISTLLPDDLPLVPLDMVLMTQVLVNILDNALKYSSPDTPLELAGSVERNRLVLTVADRGPGVPEHDLKRVFDKFYRIPVPEGAGGTGLGLSICKGIVEAHGGDISAENRTGGGLVVTVRLPLTQNHVRTTS comes from the coding sequence ATGACCGTCTCCGACGACATACGCCCCACCCCGGAGGCGATGCTGAAACTGGCCCAGGCCGAAGAAGTGACCGCCGAGCTGGGCAAGCTGAAGATATTCCTCGGCTATGCCGCCGGCGTGGGAAAGACCTACGCCATGCTGGAGGCGGCCCGCAAACGGAAGGCCGACGGCCGCGACCTGGTGGTGGGCTATGTGGAATCCCATGGCCGGTCTGAGACCGATGCCCTGCTGGGGGGGCTGGAAATCGTTCCCCGCAAGCAGGTACCCTACGCCGGGGTCGCACTGCCGGAAATGGACCTCGACGCCATTCTGGCCCGCAAGCCCCAGATCGTCCTGGTTGACGAACTGGCCCATTCGAACGCTCCCGGTTCCCGCCACGAAAAGCGCTGGCAGGACGTGGAGGAAATCCTCGAAGCGGGAATCGATGTCTATACCACGGTCAATATCCAGCACTTTGAAAGCCTGAACGATGTGGTGGCCCGCATCACCGGCGTCACGGTGCGGGAAACCGTGCCGGACCGGCTGCTGGACCTGGCCTTCGAGATCCGGCTGATCGATATTCCGCCCGAAGATCTGCTGCAACGGCTGCACGAAGGCAAGGTATACGTGGCCGACCAGGCAGCCAAGGCCATTGAGAAGTTCTTCCGGCCGGGCAACCTGATGGCGCTCAGGGAACTGTCCCTGCGCAGAACCGCAGCCCGGGTGGACGACCAGATGCGGGCCTACATGGAGACCCAGGCGATCCCCGGTCCCTGGGCCACGGCGGAACGGCTGCTGGTCTGCGTCAGCGGCAGTCCCTACAGTGAGAAGCTGATCCGCGCCACCTGCCGACTCGCTGAGGAGCTGAAAGCCACCTGGTTCACCGTCTATATCGAAACACCGGCAGGGGGGCGGCAGGTTCACGAAAACCGGCAACGGATCTGGCAGAACCTCCGCCTTGCCGAAAGCCTGGGGGCCCAGGTGGCCACCGTGACCGCCACGGACGTCACCGACGCGATCATGGAGTATGCCGGTCGCCACAACATCACCAAGATCGTCATGGGCAAACCGGATAGGCCCCGCTGGCGCGAACTGCTCCAGCCCCCCATCGTGGATCGGGTCATCCGCCGGAGCGGTGCCGTCGACGTGGTTGTGGTCAGCTTCGAATCCACCGGCAGGTCTTCCTCCCGAGAAACGCCGCCACGACGACAACCTGTCCGGATCCGGGGCTACGCGGCAAGTATTGTCCTGGTAACCGTGGCAACCATGCTCTGTGCCCTGGTCCGGCCGTTCCTGGAACCGACCAACATGGTGATGATCTACCTCCTGGCAGTGGTGCTGGCGGCGGTCCGCCTTGAACGCAAACCGGCGATGCTGACCGCCCTGCTGGGGGTCCTGGCCTTTGACTTCTTTTTTGTCCCTCCCTTCCTGACCTTTGCCGTGGCAGACACCCAGTACATTATTACCTTTATCGCCCTGTTCAGCGTCGGCCTTGTCATCAGCACCCTGGTGGTCCGTGCCCGGGAGCGGGCCGACGTCATGCGGGCCCGGGAGCTGCATACCGCCAGCCTGTATTATCTGAGCCGGGATCTTGCCGCTGCGGTCGACATCGATGCCGTGCTGAGCGCCATGGTGCGCAATATCGAGGAGGCGCTGAACGCCCAAGTGGCCATCCTTCTTCCGGAAGGAGAGCGGCTCGACATTATGGCCACCAGCAACGGCCTGACCCTGGACGTCAAAGAGCAGGCGGTTGCCGACTGGGCGTTCCGCAACAACCATCCGGCCGGACGCACCACCGACACCCTGGTTTCCGCCGAGCTGGTCTACCTGCCGCTCCAGACCCCGGCCAGCGTTCTGGGGATACTCGGCATCAGGCTTGAGGACGACCATGCCTACCACTCCCAGGACAACCGGCGCCTGCTGGAAGCGTTTGCCACCCAGGCTGCCATGGCCATCGAACGGATCCGGTTCTCGCACCAGGCGGAGCAGGCCCAGATTCTGCAGGCACGGGAAAATCTGGAGCGGGCCCTGCTCAACTCCATCTCCCACGACCTGCGAACTCCGCTGGTAACCGTCACCGGGGCTCTGACCACCCTGCGGGACAGCCCCGACGAGGTACCGCCCGGTGCGAAGCAGGCCCTGCTGGAAACCGCCTGCGACGAGGCGGAACGCCTGAACCGCTTTGTGGCCAACCTGCTGGATATGAGCCGCATCGAGGCCGGAGCGGTCAGGCTGAACCTGGAACCGTGCGACATGCAGGATCTGGCCGGCTGCGCCCTGGCAGCAGTCAAGCCGCGGCTTGGCGACCGATCGATCAGCACCCTCCTGCCGGACGACCTGCCGCTGGTGCCGCTGGATATGGTGTTGATGACCCAAGTGCTGGTCAACATCCTGGACAATGCCCTTAAATATTCGTCGCCGGACACCCCCCTGGAGCTGGCCGGCTCGGTGGAACGGAACCGGCTGGTACTGACCGTTGCCGACCGTGGCCCCGGGGTGCCGGAGCATGACCTGAAGCGGGTGTTCGACAAGTTTTACCGCATACCGGTTCCGGAAGGAGCCGGCGGCACCGGCCTGGGCCTTTCCATCTGCAAGGGAATCGTGGAGGCCCACGGCGGCGACATCAGCGCGGAAAACCGGACCGGAGGCGGCCTTGTCGTGACCGTGCGGCTGCCCCTTACCCAGAATCACGTAAGGACGACATCATGA
- a CDS encoding response regulator, protein MTPERTERNLPRILIIDDEAAIRRFLHTVLPADEFALYEADSGHSGLSVTAAVRPDVVLLDLGLPDMDGIEVIARIREWAPTPIIVLSVRERESDKIAALDAGADDYLTKPFGVGELLARIRAMLRRAQQQIPEPVFRSDDLEMDLEKRRVVVRGETVQLTPTEYDLLKLLVTHAGKVLTHRHILNRIWGPAYLEQPHVLRVNISNLRRKIEITPTQPCHIITEPGVGYRLL, encoded by the coding sequence ATGACCCCGGAGCGTACCGAGCGAAATCTTCCCCGCATTCTGATCATCGACGACGAGGCGGCTATCCGCCGTTTTCTGCACACCGTCCTGCCTGCCGACGAATTTGCCCTGTACGAGGCGGACAGCGGTCACAGCGGCCTGTCGGTGACCGCCGCCGTCCGGCCCGACGTCGTCCTGCTCGACCTGGGCCTGCCGGATATGGACGGCATTGAGGTGATCGCCCGAATCAGGGAATGGGCCCCCACCCCGATCATCGTACTGTCGGTGCGGGAGCGGGAGTCGGACAAGATCGCGGCCCTTGATGCCGGTGCGGACGATTACCTGACCAAACCGTTCGGGGTCGGCGAACTGCTGGCCCGGATCAGGGCCATGCTGCGCCGGGCGCAGCAACAGATCCCCGAACCGGTGTTCCGCAGCGATGATCTGGAAATGGATCTCGAAAAGCGCCGTGTCGTTGTGCGGGGCGAAACGGTTCAGCTCACCCCCACGGAGTACGACCTGCTCAAGCTGCTGGTCACCCATGCCGGCAAGGTGCTGACCCACCGCCATATCCTGAACAGGATCTGGGGACCGGCCTACCTGGAGCAGCCCCATGTGCTGCGGGTCAATATCAGCAACCTGCGCCGCAAGATCGAAATCACCCCCACCCAGCCCTGCCACATCATCACCGAGCCCGGGGTCGGCTATCGCCTGCTCTGA
- a CDS encoding KUP/HAK/KT family potassium transporter, protein MKQSEAASYWGGIVKSMGLVFGDIGTSPIYTLTVIVTLTKPSQQSIYGIISLIVWTLILLVMVEYAWLAMSLGRKGEGGTIVLREILVRMLKPGRRLAFVTFLSYVGICLLIGDGVITPAISILSAVEGLELIPGLEHTSQNILILIAAIIAVGLFIFQSKGTDRVASAFGPLMVVWFLALTVSGVVSIVDHPMVVKAINPWYALQFLRDNGLAGFFVLSEVILCATGGEALYADMGHLGRKPIVRAWYFVFTALVINYLGQGAYIINHPEATNILFGMVRHEAAFLYIPFLVLTIMATVIASQALISGVYSIVYQGVTTRILPLLKVEYTSSHLKSQIYIGSVNWVLLALVILIMLVFRKSENLAAAYGLAVTGTMTITGIMMTMIFARTTKKWKVPIALLVTLLDFAFLTANLNKFPHGGYWSIILALIPFITIMVWTRGQRALYRAMRPLDLDTFRLSYEQIYAKGRNIPGTALFFVKEHTVVPPYVAHCIIRSNIIYERNIFISLIRTDEPYGVDTTLIEGLATGLDVFEISAGYMELLSIEELLRKNGIREKVIFYGVEDIATNNLIWKLFSTIKRQTPNFVQFNKLPAARLQGVVTRVEM, encoded by the coding sequence ATGAAACAGTCCGAAGCCGCTTCATACTGGGGCGGCATCGTCAAATCCATGGGGCTGGTGTTCGGCGATATCGGCACCAGCCCGATCTATACCCTGACCGTCATCGTCACCCTCACAAAACCTTCCCAGCAGAGCATCTACGGCATTATTTCCCTGATCGTCTGGACCCTGATCCTGCTGGTCATGGTGGAGTACGCCTGGCTGGCCATGTCCCTGGGACGCAAAGGAGAAGGGGGTACCATCGTTCTGCGGGAGATTCTGGTCAGGATGCTCAAACCGGGCCGGCGGCTGGCATTTGTCACCTTTCTCTCCTACGTCGGCATCTGCCTGCTGATCGGCGACGGCGTCATCACGCCGGCCATCTCGATCCTTTCAGCCGTGGAAGGTCTGGAACTGATCCCCGGACTTGAGCACACCTCCCAGAACATCCTGATCCTGATTGCGGCCATCATCGCCGTGGGTCTGTTCATTTTCCAAAGCAAGGGAACCGACCGGGTGGCCAGCGCCTTCGGACCGCTGATGGTGGTCTGGTTCCTGGCCCTGACCGTCTCGGGGGTGGTCTCCATTGTGGATCACCCCATGGTGGTCAAGGCGATCAATCCCTGGTACGCCCTCCAGTTCCTGAGGGACAACGGCCTGGCCGGCTTCTTTGTCCTGTCCGAAGTCATCCTCTGCGCCACCGGCGGCGAAGCGCTCTACGCCGACATGGGGCACCTGGGACGCAAGCCGATCGTCCGGGCCTGGTATTTCGTGTTCACCGCCCTGGTCATCAACTACCTGGGCCAGGGGGCCTACATCATCAACCACCCGGAAGCCACCAACATCCTGTTCGGCATGGTGCGCCACGAAGCGGCGTTCCTCTATATCCCCTTCCTGGTCCTGACGATCATGGCCACGGTCATCGCCTCCCAGGCCCTGATCAGCGGCGTCTATTCCATCGTCTACCAGGGGGTCACCACCCGGATTCTGCCGCTCCTGAAGGTGGAGTACACCTCAAGCCACCTGAAGTCCCAGATCTACATCGGCTCGGTCAACTGGGTGCTCCTGGCCCTGGTGATCCTGATCATGCTGGTATTCCGGAAATCGGAAAACCTGGCCGCCGCTTACGGCCTGGCGGTGACCGGCACCATGACCATCACCGGCATCATGATGACCATGATCTTTGCCCGCACCACCAAGAAATGGAAAGTGCCGATCGCCCTGCTGGTCACCCTGCTGGACTTCGCGTTCCTGACCGCCAATCTGAACAAGTTTCCCCACGGCGGCTACTGGTCCATCATCCTGGCGTTGATTCCCTTCATAACCATCATGGTCTGGACCCGGGGACAGCGAGCCCTGTACCGCGCCATGCGGCCGCTCGATCTGGACACCTTCCGGCTCTCCTATGAGCAGATTTACGCCAAGGGACGGAACATCCCCGGCACGGCCCTGTTCTTTGTCAAGGAACATACGGTGGTCCCCCCCTATGTGGCCCACTGCATCATCCGCAGCAACATCATCTACGAGCGCAACATCTTCATCTCCCTGATCCGCACCGATGAGCCCTACGGCGTCGACACCACGCTCATCGAAGGGCTTGCCACTGGCCTCGACGTGTTCGAAATCAGCGCAGGGTACATGGAACTTCTCAGCATCGAGGAATTGTTGCGGAAAAACGGCATCAGGGAGAAGGTCATCTTCTACGGCGTTGAGGACATAGCCACCAATAACTTGATTTGGAAGCTGTTTTCGACTATCAAGCGTCAGACACCGAACTTCGTACAGTTCAACAAGCTGCCGGCTGCTCGGCTCCAGGGGGTGGTAACCCGCGTGGAGATGTAA